A genome region from Chengkuizengella sp. SCS-71B includes the following:
- a CDS encoding DUF6881 domain-containing protein, translating into MKYLYVEWMHKFLDEPIVLISELDENRFEQRKIEIYKDGKAGYAINKTEIHDTRLSVDSIPEIHNIALNKKFKPKYISKNDFTRIWNAKENYKVVEIDVSNIMIEKK; encoded by the coding sequence ATGAAGTATTTATATGTGGAATGGATGCATAAATTTCTTGATGAACCTATAGTTCTTATTTCAGAACTTGATGAAAATCGATTTGAACAAAGGAAAATTGAAATATATAAAGATGGTAAAGCTGGATATGCAATAAATAAAACTGAGATTCATGATACAAGGCTTTCTGTCGATTCTATACCAGAAATTCATAATATAGCTTTAAATAAGAAATTTAAACCCAAATACATTAGTAAGAACGATTTTACGCGAATTTGGAATGCTAAAGAAAATTATAAGGTAGTTGAAAT